In a single window of the Montipora capricornis isolate CH-2021 chromosome 11, ASM3666992v2, whole genome shotgun sequence genome:
- the LOC138023733 gene encoding uncharacterized protein, with protein MNFQGKKEKLTHKSKTLDSLCTKSGLLLSVLCCVALIHTEIKLKEHDRQISHSVKLYSQVEAELQELRQSNARWKITKANQQEVRRAKDGSHSRHKRASLEHQNASEVKLLIREELRVLQNQICATDETLCRSGPKGSTGRRGRPGIRGKPGLPGQPGPEGPPGKHGPKGPKGPQGPTGIKGDLGLPGSPGPAGPSGPQGVKGVKGEPGKSISAPSLLQHPTDTTVNVTQTAILKCTADSNPIPTITWSKLNSLLPVGRHVIESSGALIVRDVRPSDDGIYSCKAENILGRIRASAKLTVQFGPKISLSSNRVMAEEKQNVTIACNATGMPQPEVTWFRSVGTLPKGRTAEMKGVLHMYDLTREDGGVYICEVKNILGSASDTVQLMVFSPLHFEVSPSQEVTPVIGFVLSLPCVPKSDLKPTTTWAKDGKLSLPVDSIVLPNGTLVLQNIKKSHEGTYTCTATNALATIHAKVKVNTVRCAVSCSVIKKFVSTVSGNYVIDPDCAGGRAPFSVYCDMADKYGVGVTVISHDSETRTQVQGCEARGCYSRDIRYTGASLAQMASLTRVSSHCEQFIKYECHHSWLLNNKNSHGWWVSRDSVKMTYWGGASVSGKCACGMTNSCANPSHGCNCDKNDNVWREDSGLLTDKAYLPVKQLRFGDTGAGNEQGYHTLGKLKCYGIA; from the exons ATGAATTTTCAGGGCAAAAAGGAGAAGCTGACACACAAAAGCAAAACGCTCGACAGCTTGTGTACCAAGTCAGGattgttgttgtctgtcttgTGTTGTGTCGCACTTATTCACACGGAAATCAAATTGAAGGAACACGATCGACAGATATCTCACTCAGTCAAATTGTACAGTCAGGTGGAGGCAGAACTTCAAGAATTGCGACAGAGTAACGCAAGATGGAAAATAACAAAGGCCAACCAACAAGAAGTTCGACGAGCAAAAg ATGGTTCACACTCCAGACATAAGCGCGCTTCACTCGAACATCAAAACGCCTCGGAAGTCAAATTGCTCATCAGAGAAGAGCTTCGCGTTCTGCAAAACCAAATCTGTGCTACAGATGAAACTCTCTGTCGCTCAGGACCAAAGGGCAGCACCGGGAGACGAGGAAGGCCCGGAATCCGAGGGAAACCTGGTCTCCCAGGACAACCCGGGCCAGAAGGACCTCCCGGTAAACATGGACCGAAAGGACCGAAAGGACCGCAAGGACCGACCGGAATCAAAGGAGATCTCGGATTGCCTGGAAGCCCTGGTCCCGCGGGACCGAGTGGCCCGCAGGGTGTGAAAGGGGTCAAAGGTGAGCCAGGCAAGTCCATTTCGGCTCCATCATTGCTACAACACCCCACAGACACAACAGTCAACGTAACTCAAACAGCGATCCTGAAATGTACAGCGGACAGTAATCCAATTCCAACGATCACGTGGTCCAAGCTCAACTCTCTACTTCCTGTTGGACGTCATGTCATAGAGTCCAGTGGTGCTCTTATTGTCAGGGATGTGAGACCTTCTGACGATGGAATTTACAGCTGCAAAGCTGAAAATATTCTGGGAAGGATCAGAGCTTCGGCCAAACTAACTGTTCAGT TTGGCCCAAAGATCTCATTATCATCAAATCGTGTGATGGCCGAAGAGAAGCAAAACGTCACTATCGCCTGTAATGCGACAGGCATGCCGCAACCAGAAGTCACGTGGTTCAGATCAGTGGGAACTTTACCAAAGGGCAGAACCGCAGAAATGAAGGGAGTGCTACACATGTATGACCTGACAAGAGAGGATGGTGGAGTGTACATATGCGAGGTGAAGAACATTTTGGGATCGGCAAGTGATACCGTTCAACTGATGGTATTCTCTCCTTTACACTTTGAGGTTTCTCCTTCCCAAGAAGTAACTCCAGTGATTGGTTTTGTATTAAGCCTGCCTTGTGTCCCCAAGAGTGACCTCAAACCAACAACAACTTGGGCAAAAGATGGCAAGCTTTCACTTCCTGTAGACTCTATTGTGCTTCCAAATGGAACACTGGTACTTCAAAACATAAAGAAATCCCACGAAGGGACTTATACCTGTACAGCAACGAATGCTTTGGCAACAATTCACGCTAAAGTTAAAGTGAATACTGTACGATGCGCAGTCTCCTGTTCCGTGATCAAGAAGTTCGTCAGCACTGTAAGTGGAAATTATGTAATTGATCCAGATTGTGCGGGAGGTCGGGCACCCTTTTCGGTGTACTGTGATATGGCTGACAAGTATGGAGTTGGTGTGACAGTCATCAGTCACGACAGTGAAACAAGAACGCAGGTCCAGGGATGTGAAGCACGAGGGTGTTACTCACGCGACATTCGTTACACTGGAGCGAGTTTGGCGCAGATGGCGAGTCTCACCAGAGTCTCTTCGCACTGTGAACAGTTTATTAAGTATGAATGTCATCATTCATGGTTGctcaacaataaaaattcacaCGGATGGTGGGTGTCACGGGATTCTGTTAAGATGACGTACTGGGGTGGCGCATCAGTCAGTGGTAAGTGCGCATGCGGGATGACTAACTCATGTGCAAACCCCAGTCACGGTTGCAACTGTGATAAGAACGACAATGTATGGCGCGAAGACAGCGGTCTCCTGACTGACAAGGCATACCTTCCTGTCAAACAGCTCAGGTTTGGTGATACTGGCGCTGGAAATGAGCAAGGGTACCACACACTGGGAAAACTGAAATGCTATGGTATAGCatga